Part of the bacterium genome, TGCATCTTCACGACGTGTCCCGGATCGAAATGGTCGTCGAGTTCCACGTACGACGGCTTGGGGTAAACGAGCAGATAGTCGATCAGGTTCCAGGCGGCCTTCAGGTCGCCCTCGTTCTTCTCGACGGCCTTTCCGAGTTTGACGACCCGCTGATAGGAGCCGACGCGGCCGACGAAGTCGCGGGGATCGTCGGGCATGTTGAACGTGAATAGCTTCGCGTCCGGGTTGTCCTTGATCCACGCGCGCGCGGCTTCGCGGGCGTCGATGTCATCGAGATCGTTGAACGGCGGGCCAAAGGCCTTCGGCTTCGATTCCGTCGGCTTGGGCTCGGTCGTGTTTGTTCCCGCCGCCTTTTCGTCCACGGGGGCGGCTTGGTCACTGGTCATGCGTCACTCCTGCATGGCAAAGGGTTTAGATGAGGCCCTCGCCGCTTGTCGCATCGCCTTCGAGGCTTCGCCCCTCGGCGTCGTCGAGCGACATCGAGCCGGCGTTTTTCGTGAATTCGAAACCCTTGAAGGTTGGCGTGCGCCGCGAGCCGTTGACCTCCGGGTACCGGAACTGGATCGTGACGTTCTTGAGGTCGAGAAGGCTTTTGTATTCCTTCCCGTTCAGGAAAAACGATTTGCGGTCGCCGGCGCCGGCGGGCACGTCCTCCGGGCGTTCGAGGACGCCGGCGTTAACGCCCGTGCAGTCGAACGTCACCTTGTATTCGCGCTGCTTGCGCACGCGGCCGCGCGGATTTTTGTTCTTCCCGCCGGGGCCGCGGATGATCGGTTTCTCCTGCGTTTCCTCCCAGTCCGCGTTCTGGCAGGTCATGAGCGGCACGCCGTCGACGAGAACGACGATGTCCTCGAGGGTCGGGCCGTCTGCGACTTCAAATTCTTCGGCCGCCATGGGCTAGCTCCTTTCGACGTGGACCCGGTGCCGGACCCGTCGCATCGTTCTCGTGTTCAAAATGCCCATATCGAAATCGACATCGCCTTCGGCGTCCTGCGTCACGTCGCTCTCGTACCCGGCGATCGTGCCGCGCCGGCCCGCGCTCGGGCTGTTCGGCATGCGATTTTCCAGCGGCTTTTCCATCGCCATCCGCAAGGCCGCGAGGCCGTCGTTCGTGTCGGGATCGTTCGGCTGGCCCCAGATGACCTTGCCGGCCTCGCGCGCCTCCATGCCGCAGGTGAAGATCGTCCGGATCACCTCGGCGTATTTGAAGTCGCTCGTGTTTTCGGCGAGCGTCCGGTCGTTGCCGATGATCACGCCGCGGCCTTCCTCGGTGCGCAGATAGCTGATCCGCGCGTCGGCCAGGTCGTTGCGCATCTCGACCGGGATCTCCGGCTCGAGGTCGCCTCCGTTCTGAACGAGGATGTTGACCGGCGAGCGGTTGATGTTCTCCGCGAACCACGCGCCGAGAAACTGCGCCGCCGTGGAGGCGACGTATTCCTCGCCGTCGCCGTCGGTGTAGGTGCGCTGGCCCGCGACGCCGATCAGCTCGCGGTACGCCTCGCCCGTCGTTTCCTCGATGAGGCCATCGACCCACGCCTGCACGTCTTCGCGCCAGGCGCTCGAGTTGACGGGATTTTCCGTCTCGAAGGCCTTCAGTTCGACGACGACCAGGCGCTCGACCTGCTGGCTTGTCAGCATGTCGGCGGCGTGCGTCGCGAGGGCCTCACGAAGGCCGTCGTCCCCCTCGCCGACGTTGTCGAGCGTGAGAAGCAGGGGCAGCGTCTTTTCGTCCTTGGCAAGGTCGAGCGCGAGGATCAATTCGTCGCCGGTCCAGGTGCCGTTTGTCCCTCCCTCGAAATCCGTCCAGTCCGGGAGGTCCGCGGTCTCGCCGCCCCCCGCCGTGGCCGTGATCGAAAGGCTCGAATCGTTGACCGCCTCGACGATCTCCTCCTTCGTGCCCTCGAATTGCGTGACGTCGCCGTCCTCGCCGCGGCGGAGCGAGGCGACGTAATCGCCCTCCTCCTCGCCCTCCTCGGCCATGAACTGCCAGTCGTTGCCGCCGTCGCCCGTGTATTCGTATTCAAAGCTCACGAACGCGGCCGACGAGCCGTTGTCCCACCAGACGAAGCTCGCCTTTTGGGCGCCGTCGCCGCAGCGGATCGCGTCGACGGTCAGCGGCTTCTTGTTCAGCACCGCCGCCGAAATCGACTCGCGAACCGCGCGCGGCAGGCGTTGGGACGTGCCGAACATCTCCTCGGCGGCGGCCACGCCGGACATGCCGGAGAAGGTCTGCTTCGTGTGAAGCGGGCCGTCGGAGCCAAGGCCCATCAGAAGGATCCGATGTTCGAGGCTTGTCGGCGCGTCGGACTGGAAATTGTCCTCGTATTCGGTTTCGATTCTCGGCTCGCCCATCGCGGCTTACCTCCCGAGCGGCTGTTTGCGGAAGCGCCCCCAGCCCTCGATGAATGTCTGTTCGTCGATCATGTCGCCCGCCGCAAGGCCGAGCTGCTTGCGAAGCATCGGGGCCGCGAGCGGACTGACACGGTGCTTTTTGATCAGGGCGTCGAGCGGGCGCTTCGGGCCGCGCCTGGCCGCGACCGACGCCTGCGGCGCGTCATCGATCGGCGCCGGCGGCACGTATTCGACCCCGCTCGAAGCGGGGGGCGACGGCGGTGGCGGCGCGAGCGGAGAAGGCATCTCCGGGGGCAGCGCAATCGGCGCCTGAATTTCTTGCGTTTTCTCCTTGCGCGGATGCCCGCGCTTACGTCCCGACATGAATCACCTCGTGGACGACTTTCGCGGACTTGATGAACGTGTTCATCGGCCGCTCGATGATTTCGCGGAATTGCACCTCGGCCTCGACCGAGGCGGCGTGGACGATGGGCTCGCCGGTCGTGTCGACGGCGGGGTCGGTCATGCCGGTGACCGCCAGGCGAATGACGTTCAGGTCTTCATCCGTTTTCGGATCGGCGATGGAAAGCGCGCCCTGCGCCTGCAAAACCGCGAGCTTGGCATACACCGCGTTGCGAAGATCCAGGCACCGGTCCTCGCTCGAAAGTTCTTTCGTGCCCGCGGCCTTCACCGTGAACGTCAGCGTCGTCGCGACCGTGCTGTGTTTCACCGCGTGCGTCGGCTTTCCGGACTCGTCTTTCTTGTAGTAGCTCGTCCGGCCGGCGAAACGGCGGATCGAACGATGCCCGTTCTGCGCGACGTCGACGCACGGGTACTTCGATTTCCGGTTCGCGGCGTCGTCGGCGAAGGCCTCGAGCCCGGGCACCGCGTCCTCGATGATCTGCCCGAAAGCTCGCTTGAGGCTTGCCATCAGGAGCCTCCCTTCGACGCGCGCGCGACGGCCCGCCGGGCTTCGCGCACGACGATCCCGTTGCCGGCGCGCGCGGCCGAGGTCAGGAACGGCTGCGGCCGGCGGATGCCGGGATGGTGAACGCGGCGCGCGAAATCGAATTCGACGTCCAGGTGCCGCTTGTTCGGCGCGTTCGCGGCGTCGCGATACTGGAGGCGTTTGTAGAATTTCGCGCGGCCCGTTTTTGTCTTTTTCGTAAGCGACTTGTGGCCCTTTGGCGAGCGGCGCGGGATCGTCAAGGCTTTCACGTTTTTGGCCTTGATCGCGTGCGGCTTCGCGCCGCTGTCCACGGCCATCGCGTACACTTTGTTCGTGCCGACCGCGCCCTCGGTATCCGAGGTAACGTGGCCGGCGATCGACGCGCGAAGGTCGCCGGTCGTTCCGACGGGCGCCTTGTACTTGGCGTACTTTTCGATCTGGCGCACCGACTGGACGACGGCGCGCCGTTGTTCGCGGGCATGGACGCGCGCGAAGTTCCGGACGAGCGCGGTCGCATGGCCGAGCCCGGAAACCTTCACGCTGACCTCAAAGCCCGCCATCAGCCGCCCTCCTCCGCCTCGCCCTGCACCCGTTTGAGTTCGAGGCGCTTGTGCGTGACGATCGCGCCGAGCTGAAGCGGCTGCACGTGACGAACGCGGAAGGTCTCGGGCTCGATCCCGCCGGGGCGCGTCACGATCAGGATGTCCCGCTTGGTCACGTCGGCATCGGGCAGGCAATTGGCCAGGCCGTCGGATCCCTCGTAGAGGACCGGCGCATCGGCATCCGTGACGAATTCGATGTTGATCGACGCGACGGCCGTCGTGTCTTCCTCGACGGGCCCGTCAAACTCGCCTTCGTTCGCGACGAGCGGGCGCTTCACCTCGGCGATCGTGTCGCTCGCCTCGATCATGCCGCGCATGTCGTTTCGGACGATCTCGACTTCGGCGGGGGTCAGGTCGAATTCGCTCATGCCGTCGCCTCGGTGTAGGCGGCGCCCATCTCGCCGATGCGTCCTTCAACCGGCGGTATCTTGTCGAGGCCGGCCGCCTCGCGATACATCGCAAGCAGCTCGGCCGCGAATTCCTTCCAGTTCGTCGCGGTCGAAATCCGGTTGACGGCCTTGTCGCCCGACTTGTACGAGAACGCCCGGCCGATCGACGCCTTGCGCTGGACCGATGCCCAGAAATACGCGGCGAGAAGAAGAATCAGCTCCTCCTGCGTCGCGTTGGGATCGGGCGAGACGGTTTCGGATTCCTCGTCGCCGGTCATCGTGAACGCGCCTTTGCCGTCGGCCGCAAGACGCACGAGAGCCTTTTCGATCATGCGCTTGGCGGTCGCACGCGGCAGGGAATCCGCCGTCTCGCCAAGGTCCGCGCGAAGTTTGTCGATGAGGCTCGTCAGTTCCATGCCTTACTTCCGGCCGCCTTTCGGCGGACGGCCCCGGCGAGGTTTCGCCGATGGCGTTTTCGTTTCGGACTTCGGAGGCGCCGGGGGCGGCGGCACGGCCAATGGCGGCGCCTTGGCCGCGCCGGATTTCCCCTCCACGGGGGGCGGCGCCATAAGCGGCGCGGGCTTTTGGGGAAGCTCCGCGGGCAGCAGGTAGCCGCCGCGCGCGATCAGATGCGCGACCGCCGGATCCTTCGGATCAAGCTCGTAGATTTGCCCGCGCTTCAACACGAGCTCATCGCCGCCGTCGCCCCGGGGGACGTGGACGACGGCGGCTTCACTGACAATCTTGAATCGCATGCCTTCTCCCGGCCGGACGCCCGGATCACGTCGTGATGCGAACGCGGACGACCTTCGGGTTGTAGATCGCAACGCCGGACTCCTCGAACGCGAGCACGCCCTGCTTGAACTTCTGCGGCTGCTCGATCTCGACCTGGTCCTCCTTCTCGAGGACGTAGTCGCCGATCTGCGTGTCGAAGAAGAAAAAGGCCTCGGTGTCCTCGCAGTGGACGGAGTTGACGAAGTTCCCGCCGCTGAAGGTGATCGACTGGACCCCCCTCGTTTGCAGATCCGCGGCGACCGGATCGGCGAGACCGGCGAAGCCCTCGACATCCTGGTTGCGGCCGCCGCGCATCAGGATGTATTTCAGCGGCAGGCCGATGTCCTCGCCGATCGACGTGGCGCTCTTGAACGCGGCTTTGGTGAAGACCGAGCCCGAGCTGATGTCCACCGTGAAACCGGGCTGGATCGACGCGCGGATGACATCGATGGTGCGCTTGTCGCGCTTTTCGGCGACGATTTCGCCGGCGCGCATCATGATCTTCGCGAGATCGCCGATGCGCCCCTTGCGGAAGGTGCGAACGTCGAACATCGGGTTCGTGAAGATGCGCTGGAAAAAGACCGGAACCTCGTTCTCCACGATGTCCACCTGCTTGGCGTGGCCCTTCAGGTCGGACACGTAGGCCACGAGATCGTCGGTCGTCACGACGACCGTGCGGTCGCCGTCGTCGCGCACGTCCTTGTTGAGCAGGAGCGAGGTGATTTCGCGCTGCTTCACCACCTTCGCGAAGGGCACGGCGATGATCTCGGCGACCGTCTCGAAGTCCTCCTGCTCGTAGGCCTCCGCGACGGTTTCCATGAGCTGCTCATCCTCCTCGCGGGAGAGAGCCTGCGTTTCGAGTTCGTTCAGTTCAACGGCCATGTCAGCCCTCCTTGCGGCCGAACGTGATGTTCGAGCCGGTCACCGCGCGGACGATGCCGAGCGAAAATTCCCCGTCTCCGAGCGAGTCGGGATCGACGCCTTCCGGGAGAGCGTCGCTGCCGGCGCGAACCGCCTGGCCGGGGGTCGGCGCCGATGCGAATGCGTTGGTCTCCATGAGCGAGGAGCCCGAAAGCACCGCGCACTTCTGGCCGGCCGTTGCGTCCGTCAGCAGGAAACCCGCCGACGCAACGTTGGCGTCCGTGTTCGCCTCGACCGTGCCCTCGTCGGTGATGCGCACGCATTGCGCCGCCGTCATGTTCTCCGCGGCGTCCATGGTGCCGTCGACGAAGCCGTCACCCGCCAAATCTCGAATGAAACCCATGTCGTCCCTCCGTTAGCGCGCGCCGACGCGGCGACGCATGAGGGCGACGGGATCGGCGCCGTCGTTCCGGTCGGAACGGTCGGCGGGAGCGCCACCCTTTTTGGTGTTGATCTTCGACGCGCCGGTTTCGCCGGCGGGCTCGTCCGTCTTCCCGGGCTTGGCCTCGTCGCCGGCCTTCTCATCCGTCGCGGCTTTCGGCTCGGGCAGCTCCTCCCAGGCCTCCTTTTTCGCGGCGAACGCCTCGGCCGAAAGGGCCTTGAGCTTCGCGATTTCGTCGGCCTTCGCCTTCCCGTCGGCGAACGTCTTGCCCTTTTTTTCCATGGTCGCGATGAGCGATTCGACGGCGCGATCCTTCTCCTTGGCTTCGAAGGTCTCGACGCGCTTGTGCAGCTCGTCGCGCTCCTTCGTCAGGCTCGCCACCTGCTCTTCGAGGTCCTTGACGCGCTTTTCCGCCGCCTGCAGGTCCTCGGCCTTCGCCGCGGCCGTCTCGAGATTTCCGTCTTTTCCGTCCATGTTTTCCTCCGTGGTCGCGAGATTTTCGGCCGCGACTTCAAGAATTCTCGCGGCGGCGTGCGCTCCCGGCTTGTCCAGAAGCGCAACCGCCGAATAGGTCACCCCGTGCATGATCACGTCGGCCTGGCTCGTCCCGATGATCCAGCCGGTGGCCGGATCGATGCGCAGGTGCGCGCAGATGTCGCGCTTCTTGCGGAAATGCTTTCCGCACTTGCTGCACTCACCCTCGGCGAACGAGTTTTCCTTGCTGACGAATCCGATATCCCCGTCCGCCAGGCTCTCCCGGCAAAGGCGCTGATGCTCGGTGGTGTCGTAGATGCGCCCTCGGCAAACGAGCTTGTCGCCGACGAGCTGCGCCTCGACGATCTTTCCGACCTTCGAGGTGAAGGAGCGCTCGTGAAGATCGCCGGGCTTGGT contains:
- a CDS encoding HK97 gp10 family phage protein, with amino-acid sequence MAGFEVSVKVSGLGHATALVRNFARVHAREQRRAVVQSVRQIEKYAKYKAPVGTTGDLRASIAGHVTSDTEGAVGTNKVYAMAVDSGAKPHAIKAKNVKALTIPRRSPKGHKSLTKKTKTGRAKFYKRLQYRDAANAPNKRHLDVEFDFARRVHHPGIRRPQPFLTSAARAGNGIVVREARRAVARASKGGS
- a CDS encoding DUF2586 family protein, with translation MGEPRIETEYEDNFQSDAPTSLEHRILLMGLGSDGPLHTKQTFSGMSGVAAAEEMFGTSQRLPRAVRESISAAVLNKKPLTVDAIRCGDGAQKASFVWWDNGSSAAFVSFEYEYTGDGGNDWQFMAEEGEEEGDYVASLRRGEDGDVTQFEGTKEEIVEAVNDSSLSITATAGGGETADLPDWTDFEGGTNGTWTGDELILALDLAKDEKTLPLLLTLDNVGEGDDGLREALATHAADMLTSQQVERLVVVELKAFETENPVNSSAWREDVQAWVDGLIEETTGEAYRELIGVAGQRTYTDGDGEEYVASTAAQFLGAWFAENINRSPVNILVQNGGDLEPEIPVEMRNDLADARISYLRTEEGRGVIIGNDRTLAENTSDFKYAEVIRTIFTCGMEAREAGKVIWGQPNDPDTNDGLAALRMAMEKPLENRMPNSPSAGRRGTIAGYESDVTQDAEGDVDFDMGILNTRTMRRVRHRVHVERS